acagccaacacagccaacacagccaacacgatCCCTTCAAACTGAAGCTAGAAAGACTGTTGAACACATTGGAAAGGATCTTCGACTAtcacataaaacatttttgaaaaagtcTCAGTGCTGTTTTCCTCACAAGGTGATGAAAGGTGCTGAAAACATGGGATTCAGTAATGTATCTTTCTCCaaacaattgtattagtataacatATCATTTCCttattttgtttttttgcatAAAATATAGCTCAATATCTGTATTATTTATGTTACAATCTTTTTTTACTCATCTCTATCAAGAGTCAATCGTTTcggaccccactgtatatctaaACATATATTAACAGGTGCATCAATTCCGAGGCAAGTGAGAGCACCTACACACATTTTCTGCTACAAAAAACTGTTTTGGGAAAATCAAGTTTCATTGGATTGAAAAACATTTGCGATTTCAACTCTTCTCTGACCTCAATCTTATTTGGTAGTCAGGAGGACCGTATTAACAAATATGTATAATGAGGTTTGATAGAATAGCACACCTGGGGGACTTTAGGAGTGAGAATATATGAGGTTTGATGGAATGGAATGGAGTGAGAATATATGTGGTTTGATGGAATGGAGTGAGAATATATGAGGTTTGATGGAATAGCACACCTGGGGGATTTTAGGAGTGAGAATATATGAGGTTTGATGGAATGGAATGGAGTGAGAATATATGAGGTTTGATGGAATGGAGTCAGAATATATGAGGTTTGATGGAATGGAGTCAGAATATATGAGGTTTGATGGAATGGAGTCAGAATATATGAGGTTTGATGGAATGGAGTCAGAATATATGAGGTTTGATGGAATGGAGTCAGAATATATGAGGTAGCATTTTTCCTTACCTTGTAACTTTACCTGTAGATTATGGTTCTAATAATCTAGCCACGAAGGAACCTTCCCTTTGGGGTACTCTGATCCAGAcaaagtgtctgtctgtctgtcacacagaGTGTGTTTGTTAATGCTTAAATAAACCTTTTTTTTTGCATCGTGACCCACCAATTGAGGTATCTTTTGAGTCCCACCATTCAGATGTGTAAATACACAGACCACCAGCAACTAaatagatacactacatggccaaaagtatgagGACACCTGCTCATCCAACATCATTCCAAAAAcaggggcattaatatggagttggtcccccctttgctgctataacagcctcttgcAAAGCCTTCCATCTAGTGGAAGAGTTTCCCataagatgttggaacattgctacagggacttgcttccattcagcgacaagaacattagtgaggtcgggtactgatgttgggcgattaggcatggctcgcagtcggctttccaattcatcccaaaggtgttcgatggggttgaggtcagggctctctgcaggccagtcaagatcttccacaccgatctcaacaaaccatttctgtatggacttcacacaggggcattgtcatgctgaaaacaggaaagggccttcccaaactgttgccacaaagttggaagcacagaataatctagaatgtcattgtatgctgtagcgttaagatttaccgtcactggaactaaggggcccaaaccatgaaaaacagctctagaccattattcctcctccaccaaaatgtacagttggcactatgtattagggcaggtagcgttctcctggcatctgccaaacccatgatttgtccgttggactgccagatggtgaagcgcgattcatcactccagagaacgtgtttccactgctccagagtcccaTGACGACAAGCTTTACAGCACTCCAGCCTtggcttggcattgcgcatggtgatcttaggcttgtgagcagctgctcggccatggaaacccatttcatgaagctcccgacgaacagttcttgtgctgccgttgcttccaggggcagtttggaactctgtattGAGTGTTGGAACCGAGGACAgttgatttttacacgctacaacACTCGgtagtcccgttctgtgagcttgtgtggcctgctacttcgcggctgagccgttgttgctcctagacgtttccacatcacaataacagaacttagtggaccggggcagctctaacagggcagaacattgatgaactgacttgttagaaaggtgccacgttgaaagtcactaagctcttcagtaaggccattctactgccaatgtttgtctatggaaattgcatggctgtgtgctggattgtataaacctgtcagcaacaggtgtggctgaaatagccaaatccacaatttgaaggggtgtccacatacttttgtatatatagtgtagtttgtattcctcatttacttaagtgtttcctatattttggcagttacctgtagaatGGACGGAGAGGTATCGCTCGAGTCGCAACAAAATGGAATAATAACATTGTGGATAAAGTTTGTGTCCAACATCTAAAGACTTGCATCACGATACTGAGATCTTTTCAGTTTCTAAAAAgacgtatttgggtgtttttggagccgTTGTCCATGTTTGTTCAGAGTCCCCATAATGCACAACAAGGAGGAGGAAATGAATTGATgggcatttgaaatgatttcactaTTGGACTAATATCCAGATTATTCTGGGATATCAGGATATTGGATATACATGCGTTTTAAAGAGCAACTTATTTATGTTGTACTTCAATGTAGTTGCACTCTGCTTGCTGTTTCAGCAGAGAAGGATGGGGAGGAGCAGAGGACCGGTCTgtctgacacggagagagagagagtagagatggatgaggaggagcagaggaccggtctgtctgacacggagagagagagagaagagatggatgaggaggagcagaggaccggtctgtctgacacggagagagagagaagagatggatgaggaggagcagagggaccggtctgtctgacacggagagagagagagagagagagagtagagatggatgaggaggagcagagggaccagtctgtctgacacggagagagagagagtagagatggatgaggaggagcagagggaccggtctgtctgacacggagagagagagagagagagtagagatgaatgaggaggagcagagggaccagtctgtctgacacggagagagagagagtagagatggatgaggaggagcagagggaccagtctgtctgacacggagagagagagtagccaaACCAACTTGAGCAAACTTGTTTTTtcatataacctttatttaactggacaagtcagtttagaacaaattcttatttacaatgacggcctactggggaacattgggttaactgccttgttcaggggcagaacgaaagaTTTCACCTTGTCAGcgcggggatttgatccagcaacctttcggttactggcccaacgctctaaccactaggtaacCTGCCGCAACAAGTTATCTATCATCTCATCTGGTAGTGCCTGTCTTGACTACATCAAATCAGtgtaaagaagctagctagctagcaaggctAATAGAGGCTATTTTGCTGCATTACCTGTCCATGTCTACAACAACTCCATTCGGATTAAACAACAGCCCACCTGTTGGTTGATAATTGTAGCCGACTCCTTGTCATTTAACCAACTTCATTCCGTAATTGTAATACACATGGAGTCTCTGACTGTAAAGCTGCTTTGATTGGCTGACAACAAGAAGCTACACGTATGAAGTGTGTCGGCTACCGGTATGTATTTTTTACAGGTGCACTCATAAAAACTCATAAAAACTGTCATAAAACTGTCGTGGTCTATCCTTGTATGTAGAAATGTCACAGAGAATGTAAGGTTATCTGATGTAAAGAATATTCAAATAACTGTGTCCATCCCTAATCAATGgttggggtaagtttctcaaGAACAAgtgtctggacccttctataacacTTACATCAAAAATATACatttggttgtaaaaaaaaatattaaaaaatgcACAATTCTCCTTTAATATGGGTGTGACCATTTGAAAACACAATCTCTGGGCCACCAATCACACTGTTTAATTAAACGCTGAACACTGTTATCTCGTACTGAACACATCCCTGAATAACAAATTCAAGTGTAAAACGTCAATAGAATGCCTCTTAAAAATCATACATTAGTTGAACAATGGCAGAGTTTGTGgtcctgtttttaagacagtactcactagtgttaatcagatctcctgtctcctctttcactccaaaaggtcctttctcttctttcactataaAATCCACCTCTTCTTCTAATGTGAcagtctcctcctcttccactgtgacagcctctatGATTATGTGATATTGTGGCATCTGGATAATCAAAAAACTGTAGAGCCTCTGCTATCTTTATCTGTGCATTTCTGCCCACTGTAAGCCTGGTCAAGTacaacacccaggtattaatactcctcCATTACATGCAGATGAAACTGACGTATTCTACATTTAAAACAGACATACTatatattcaattcatgtttaaaaaaaacataactaTGTCTTTATTACATTCTGTATAATTGAGTTAATGTggcataaaaaaacatttaaaatatagAAGACAAATgtcagagcagtgtgtgtgctCTTGTGAACTTTAGGTCCGTGTGATTTGATATCGCTCTCCACCCTGggtgcagtggtaaggcttttttGTCTGTGTGTTCCCTCATGGTCTTGCCCTAACTGTGTAAATAtccttccacactgggagcagtggtaaggcttttttGTCTGTGTGTTCCCTCATGGTCTTTCCCTAACTGGGTAAATCTCTCTCCACCTGGGGTGCGTGGTAAGGCTTCTTGTCTGTGTGTTCCCTCATGGTCTTTCCCTAACTGTGTAAATAtccttccacattgggagcattGATAACATTCTATCAGGTGTGGATTTGTTCATGTTCTTTCAGTCGCCTTAACCAGGTAAATCTCTTTCCAAATAGAGAGCATTGATGAGGTTTCGCTCCCGAATGTATTTTCATGCTCCCAACCCGGGTGaatctctttccacagtgggagcattgctaaggcttctctcctgtgtgtgtcctgttaTGTCTTTTCAGATCACCTAAccaggtaaaactctttccacattgagaaCATTTGTATATCTTCTCTCCGGTGTGTATTCTTTCATGCTCCTTTAGGTTCCATAACCGGGCaaaattctttccacactgggagcagtggaaaggtttctctcctgtgtgaattttCTTATGTTCATTCAGGCTCGCTAACCaggtaaaattctttccacacaGGGAACAGtggaaaggtttctctcctgtgtgaattctctTATGCTCATTCAAGCTCCCTAACCGGGTAAAAttatttccacactgggagcattggaaaggtttctctcctgtgtgtgttctctcgtgTTTTTTCTGGTGTTCTAAtcgggtaaaactctttccacaatgggagcagtgaTGAGGCTTATCTcctatgtgtgttctctcatgtcttttcagattcATTAActggctaaaactctttccacagagggaGCAGTGGTGTGGTCTTGCTTGTTTGGACGtctctggctctggttcctctgtgtCTGGCCTCTCTCCTGTCAAAAACAGATTATTTAGTATAacagagagatcagggtcatgtTTAATAGAAATTCAACTGAAGCAAATGGGCCGAAACTGGGAGGGACAAAATGGGGAGGGTTTTTGTCTTCTGTTGCAAAACCTTTTGCTACTGTGTGGACCCTGAATGAAACCTCAACACCTGCTAAATacattatttaacatttatttctATTGGGCATAAAATGATAACTcccatctttaaaaaaatatattttttctgagcaattagtataaaataatataattttcccaacattatttaaaaaaaaacaaatatgatttatttttaaACATATACATTTGTCTAGGATGATGGGAGCTCCTCCCTCTTCCCATGTGCATCCTTTAAGTGTGTTTCATTGGTCTGTAATCTGGTCTATTGTATGGACAGGTTCCGATATTTTATGGTTAATATATGATGTCCATTTTGTCAAGCTATTTACAAAGGGGTCCAGTTTCAAGCAAACTGTCACTTATTTTTTTCCATGTCGTggatgttgttggtccagtccaggaggtattggaggtgatggatgttgttggtccagtccaggaggtattggaggtgatggatattgttggtccagtccaggaggtattggaggtgatgggtgttgttggtccagtccaggaggtaatggaggtgatggatgttgttggtgttgttggtccagtccaggaggtattggaggtgatgggtgttgttggtccagtccaggaggtattggaggtgatgggtgttgttggtccagtccaggaggtattggaggtgatgggtgttgttggtccagtccaggaggtattggaggtgatgggtattgttggtccagtccaggaggtattggaggtgatggatgttgttggtccagtccaggaggtattggaggtgatggatattgttggtccagtccaggaggtattggaggtgatgggtgttgttggtccagtccaggaggtattggaggtgatggataTTGTCAGTCCattccaggaggtattggaggtgatgggtattgttggtccagtccaggaggtattggaggtgatgggtgttgttggtgttgttggtccagtccaggaggtattggaggtgatgggtgttgttggtccagtccaggaggtattggaggtgatggctgttgttggtccagtccaggaggtattggaggtgctgggtgttgttggtccagtccaggaggtgatggatgttgttggtgttgttggtccagtccaggaggtattggaggtgtgggtgttgttggtccagtccaggaggtattggaggtgatggatgttgttggtgttgttggtccagtccaggaggtattggaggtgatgggtgttgttggtccagtccaggaggtattggaggtgatgggtgttgttggtccagtccaggaggtattggaggtgatgggtgttgttggtccagtccaggaggtattggaggtgatggctgttgttggtccagtccaggaggtattggaggtgatgggtgttgttggtccagtccaggaggtattggaggtgatggatgttgttggtattgttggttcagtccaggaggtattggaggtgatgggtgttgttggtccaggaggtattggaggtgatgggtgttgttggtattgttggtccagtccaggaggtattggaggtgatgggtgttgttggtccagtccaggaggtattggaggtgatggatattgttggtccagtccaggaggtattggaggtgatggatgttgttggtccagtccaggaggtattggaggtgatggatattgttggtccagtccaggaggtattggaggtgatggatgttgttggtccagtccaggaaGTATTggatgttgttggtccagtccaggaggtattggatgTTGTTggatgttgttggtccagtccaggaggtattggaggtgatggatgttgttggtccagtcaaggaggtattggaggtgatggatgttgttggtccagtccaggaggtattggaggtgatgggtgttgttggtccaggaggtattggaggtgatggatgttgttggtccagtccaggaggtattggaggtgatcgTCAGTGTCTCGTTATTGTTTTCATTCTTGCGGCTAGAAAGATATtactggatgagctgcactacctgagccacttgtgtgggttgtagactctgtctcatgctaccactagagtgagagcaccgccagcattcaaaagtgaccaaaacatcagccaggaagcataggaactgagaagtggtctgtggtcaccacctgcagaatcactccttttttgggggtgtcttgctaattgcctataatttccaccttttgtctattccatttgcacaacagcatgtgaaatttattgtcaatcagtgttgcttcctaagtggacagtttgatttcacagaagtgtgattgacttggagttacattgtgttgtttaagtgttccctttatttttttgagcagtgtattattattatccagtcctctgtgataatgtaatgggtactatatattattattatccagtcctctgtgataatgtaatgggtactatatattattattatccagtcctctgtgataatgtaacgggtactatatattattattatccagtcctctgtgataatgtaatgggtactatatattattattatccagtcctctgtgataatgtaatgggtactatatattattattatccagtcctctgtgataatgcaatgggtactatatattattattatccagtcctctgtgataatgtaatgggtactatatattattattagtttccagtcctctgtgacaatgtaatgggtactatatacactcctcaaaaaaataaagggaacacttaaacaacacaatgtaactccaagtcaatcacacttctgtgaaatcaaactgtccacttaggaagcaacactgattgacaataaatgtcacatgctgttgtgcaaatggaatagacaaaaggtggaaattataggcaattagcaagacacccccaataaaggagtagttctgcaggtggtgaccacagaccacttctcagttcctatgcttcctggctgatgttttggtcacttttaaatgctggcagtgctttcactctagtggtagcatgagacggagtctacaacccacacaagtggctcaggtagtgcagctcatccaggatggcacatcaagcgctaccaggagacaggccagtacatcaggagacgtggaggaggccgtaggagggcaacaacccagcagcaggaccgctacctccgcctttgtgcaaggaggagcactgccagagccctgcaaaatgacctccagcaggccacaaatgtgcatgtgtctgctcaaacggtcagaaacagactccatgagggtggtatgagggcccgacgtccacaggtgggggttgtgcttacagcccaacaccgtgcaggacgtttggcatttgccagagaacaccaagattggcaaattcgccactggcgccctgtgctcttcacagattaaagcaggttcacactgag
The window above is part of the Salvelinus namaycush isolate Seneca unplaced genomic scaffold, SaNama_1.0 Scaffold105, whole genome shotgun sequence genome. Proteins encoded here:
- the LOC120035393 gene encoding gastrula zinc finger protein XlCGF17.1-like, with protein sequence MSSLNYSSPAKEEVCWTEKEALGLNIIVKEEEEDIPVDGEEEPFGVKVEEGEVEPFRIIKEEDEAIASKEKEDDLVKEEEEPFGVKEEEEAIAIKEEDVLGVKEEEAEDEEAEDEETDDEETEDLNNTRERPDTEEPEPETSKQARPHHCSLCGKSFSQLMNLKRHERTHIGDKPHHCSHCGKSFTRLEHQKKHERTHTGEKPFQCSQCGNNFTRLGSLNEHKRIHTGEKPFHCSLCGKNFTWLASLNEHKKIHTGEKPFHCSQCGKNFARLWNLKEHERIHTGEKIYKCSQCGKSFTWLGDLKRHNRTHTGEKP